One segment of Nostoc piscinale CENA21 DNA contains the following:
- a CDS encoding response regulator transcription factor, translated as MSSTPIKILLVEDDELFRLGLQVRLQQEPGLEIIAETEDGETAIELVKEHLLDIVLLDVGLPGIGGIETCRQIKQQNPALPILILTSHSQKPLISRLIEAGAQGYCLKGIAAEKLVLALRSVAAGASWWDEIATREIRSSFISEPPQLENISKIANPLTGREQEILSLLAAGKTNQEIATALYIAPGTVRVHIHAILQKLEASDRTQAVMIALQKGLINSDIIVKD; from the coding sequence ATGTCTTCTACCCCAATCAAAATTCTACTAGTTGAAGATGATGAACTTTTTCGCTTAGGTTTGCAAGTACGGTTGCAGCAAGAACCTGGGTTAGAAATTATTGCTGAGACTGAAGATGGTGAAACAGCTATTGAGTTAGTCAAAGAACATCTGCTAGATATTGTGTTGTTAGATGTGGGCTTACCGGGAATTGGTGGAATTGAAACTTGTAGACAAATTAAGCAGCAAAATCCGGCATTGCCAATTTTAATTCTCACTTCCCACTCGCAAAAGCCTTTAATTTCACGGTTAATTGAAGCAGGCGCTCAGGGTTATTGCCTGAAAGGTATTGCTGCGGAAAAATTAGTTTTAGCATTGCGTTCTGTGGCGGCTGGCGCGTCTTGGTGGGATGAAATTGCAACAAGAGAAATTCGTTCTTCTTTTATTTCGGAACCGCCTCAATTAGAAAATATCTCAAAGATTGCTAATCCCTTAACTGGGCGTGAACAAGAAATTTTATCGCTGTTAGCAGCAGGTAAAACCAATCAAGAAATTGCGACTGCACTATATATTGCACCGGGAACAGTGCGAGTGCATATCCATGCCATTTTACAAAAGTTAGAGGCGAGCGATCGCACCCAAGCGGTGATGATTGCTTTACAAAAAGGATTAATCAACAGCGACATCATTGTGAAAGATTAG
- a CDS encoding SGNH/GDSL hydrolase family protein: MANLPDLGKLPATSSNANSSSLSSLTQSHNQGLRRSLKILSQQHSDLEIVSLDANTLYRNAIANPATFGFTNVVSACVSGSQSCGHPNQFLFWDGIHPTTAAHRIIADAAFSAIQEAGISTSVRTPTQT; the protein is encoded by the coding sequence GTGGCGAATCTACCAGATTTAGGTAAGTTACCAGCCACAAGTAGCAACGCCAATTCTAGCAGCCTCAGTTCCTTAACCCAATCGCATAATCAAGGTTTGCGGCGATCGCTGAAAATACTAAGTCAGCAGCATTCTGACTTGGAAATTGTCAGTTTGGATGCTAACACCTTGTATCGCAATGCGATCGCTAATCCGGCTACATTTGGTTTTACCAATGTTGTCAGTGCATGTGTGTCTGGTTCTCAATCCTGTGGTCATCCAAATCAATTCTTATTTTGGGATGGTATTCATCCGACAACTGCGGCGCACCGAATAATTGCAGACGCAGCTTTTTCAGCGATTCAAGAAGCTGGAATTTCTACTTCTGTCCGCACACCAACCCAAACTTAA
- a CDS encoding TrkH family potassium uptake protein → MTVSRTICLGFLAVITVGTILLMLPFSTSAGSWNNIVVALFTSTSAVCVTGLSVVDPGTYFSFWGQLFIALLAQIGGLGYMTTTTFLILLIGRRFDLRQKIAIQQALDRPGMHGSAQVIRSIIATTLIFEITGIFLLLPAFVPQYGWSQGLWLAIFHSINAWNNAGFSLFKDNLIGYQTSVLVVFTVTTLIIFGGIGYQVILEMYLWLRDRFLKQKTNLVLSLDFKVATSTTLILLILGTIAFFCIEFRNPATFGNLDLGGQFLVAWFQSVTPRTAGFNTIDISKMTTAGLFITIALMFIGASPGGTGGGIKTTTLRVLTSCTKAILQGKEEVLLYDRKIAISLILKAVGVLVGSVATVILATVLISLTDPNLDFIQILFEVVSAFATVGLSTGITGTVSTAAKLILIITMYIGRVGVLLLMSAILGDPRPTRIHYPEENLLVG, encoded by the coding sequence ATGACTGTTTCGCGGACAATTTGCTTGGGATTTCTGGCTGTCATCACTGTTGGGACGATTTTGTTGATGCTGCCTTTTTCAACTAGCGCCGGCAGTTGGAATAACATAGTTGTGGCATTATTCACCTCAACATCTGCCGTTTGTGTGACTGGTTTATCAGTAGTTGATCCTGGGACTTATTTTTCTTTTTGGGGGCAGTTGTTTATTGCCTTGTTAGCTCAAATTGGTGGTTTGGGCTACATGACAACCACTACCTTTTTGATTTTGCTGATTGGGCGCAGATTTGATTTACGGCAAAAAATAGCGATTCAACAAGCATTAGACAGACCAGGAATGCACGGTAGCGCCCAAGTGATTCGCTCAATTATTGCCACGACTTTAATTTTTGAAATTACGGGGATATTTTTACTTTTGCCTGCTTTTGTGCCGCAATATGGTTGGTCACAAGGGCTATGGTTAGCAATATTTCATAGTATAAATGCTTGGAATAATGCGGGTTTTAGTTTATTTAAAGATAACTTGATTGGTTATCAAACATCTGTGTTAGTAGTTTTCACAGTCACGACATTAATTATCTTTGGGGGAATTGGCTATCAAGTTATTTTAGAGATGTATCTTTGGTTGCGCGATCGCTTCCTCAAACAAAAGACAAATTTAGTCCTCTCTTTAGACTTTAAAGTTGCTACCAGCACAACTTTAATTCTTTTAATTCTCGGTACGATTGCCTTTTTCTGTATTGAATTTAGGAACCCAGCAACATTTGGTAACTTAGATTTAGGTGGTCAATTCTTAGTAGCTTGGTTTCAATCTGTCACCCCTAGAACTGCTGGATTCAACACTATAGATATTAGTAAAATGACCACCGCCGGTCTATTCATCACAATCGCCCTCATGTTTATTGGTGCTAGTCCTGGTGGTACAGGCGGGGGGATAAAAACTACAACTTTACGAGTGCTAACAAGTTGTACAAAAGCAATTCTTCAAGGTAAAGAAGAAGTTTTATTATATGACCGAAAAATCGCGATCTCTTTAATATTGAAAGCTGTGGGTGTATTGGTTGGTTCTGTAGCTACGGTAATTTTGGCAACGGTTCTCATATCTTTAACAGATCCAAACCTAGACTTTATTCAAATTTTATTTGAAGTAGTATCCGCCTTTGCCACCGTTGGTCTTTCTACAGGCATTACAGGTACAGTCTCCACCGCCGCTAAACTGATATTAATTATTACCATGTACATTGGTAGAGTTGGGGTTCTCTTGTTAATGTCCGCGATTTTAGGCGATCCCCGCCCTACTAGAATTCACTACCCTGAAGAAAACTTATTGGTGGGATAG
- a CDS encoding potassium channel family protein encodes MNLASLGFFRSLRKDNQQFAVIGLGRFGRSVCSTLHKFGYQVLATDVDEKRVCEALTEEIVGHALQLDSTEPAALKEAGIFEFDTVIVAIGNYVQESIITTLNVKEGGVPHVVAKASSEVHRKLLHRVGADHVVFPEYEAGCALARTLTKPSILDRFDLDPDHSIVEMIVPDEFHSKTITEIQLRNRYGLNLLAVSQDGKFVINPDPQKRLERGSAMVVIGCNKDINRLPI; translated from the coding sequence GTGAATCTTGCATCACTGGGTTTTTTTCGCAGTTTACGTAAAGATAATCAGCAATTTGCAGTCATTGGGCTAGGTCGCTTTGGTCGGTCTGTATGTTCCACCCTGCATAAATTTGGTTATCAAGTACTAGCAACAGATGTTGATGAAAAAAGAGTTTGTGAGGCGTTGACAGAAGAAATCGTAGGTCATGCTTTGCAATTAGATTCCACAGAACCAGCCGCACTGAAAGAAGCGGGGATTTTTGAATTTGATACAGTAATTGTAGCGATCGGTAATTACGTTCAAGAAAGTATTATTACTACTCTCAATGTCAAAGAAGGTGGTGTACCTCACGTTGTGGCTAAAGCTTCTAGTGAAGTTCACCGCAAGTTATTGCATAGAGTTGGTGCAGACCATGTTGTTTTCCCTGAGTATGAAGCTGGCTGTGCTTTAGCACGTACTCTCACCAAACCATCTATATTAGATAGATTTGACCTCGACCCAGACCATAGTATTGTTGAGATGATTGTTCCTGATGAGTTTCATAGCAAAACCATTACCGAAATTCAACTACGTAATCGTTATGGTTTAAACTTACTGGCTGTAAGTCAAGATGGCAAATTTGTAATTAACCCAGACCCCCAAAAGCGCCTAGAACGTGGTTCAGCAATGGTGGTAATTGGCTGTAATAAAGATATTAATCGCTTACCAATTTAA
- a CDS encoding MFS transporter, with product MPQKSAALKFVILLGFVSLCADATYEGARSITGAYLQVLGASGTVVGLVAGFGELIGYGLRLAIGYLSDQTRKYWGITTLGFILNTAVVPLLAFAGRWEVAAGLMMAERTGKAVRTPPRDALLSHGVSQLGRGFGFGLHEAMDQTGAVMGPLAVAAMVYFQGEYRNGFTILIVPAVLGLIVLLVLQFLYPNPSDLEIEDEISQEDGIPRAFWIYLGAVAIIAAGYADFPLIAFHFQKGDIASGQTIPLFYALAMGVDAVAALIFGYLFDRVGISILMVAAFVSSLFAPLVFLGNTQLALLGIAFWGIGMGAQESILKAAIAGLVPKHKRATAYGIFSTGYGFAWFVGSTLMGVLYDRSITLLVIFSTATQLLAIPFFAWVQLQANKSQPELTDKPI from the coding sequence ATGCCGCAGAAATCAGCCGCTTTGAAGTTTGTGATTTTACTGGGTTTTGTTAGCCTTTGTGCCGATGCCACTTATGAAGGCGCACGTAGCATTACAGGGGCTTATTTGCAGGTTTTAGGTGCAAGCGGCACTGTGGTAGGTTTGGTAGCGGGTTTTGGTGAACTCATTGGGTATGGTTTGCGCCTAGCCATTGGTTATCTCAGCGATCAAACGCGCAAGTATTGGGGAATTACAACTTTAGGATTTATTTTAAACACTGCCGTTGTCCCATTATTGGCTTTTGCCGGGAGATGGGAAGTAGCCGCAGGTTTGATGATGGCAGAACGCACAGGTAAAGCCGTGCGGACTCCCCCGCGAGATGCACTCCTGTCTCATGGTGTGAGTCAACTTGGCAGAGGTTTTGGCTTTGGTTTGCATGAAGCAATGGATCAAACCGGCGCTGTGATGGGGCCTTTAGCAGTAGCAGCAATGGTTTATTTCCAAGGAGAGTATCGCAACGGCTTCACGATTTTGATTGTACCTGCGGTGTTGGGATTGATTGTGTTATTGGTTTTGCAATTTTTGTATCCCAACCCCAGCGATTTGGAAATTGAAGATGAAATAAGTCAAGAAGACGGAATACCGCGAGCTTTTTGGATTTATCTGGGTGCGGTGGCGATTATTGCGGCTGGTTATGCAGATTTTCCGTTAATTGCTTTTCATTTCCAAAAAGGAGATATTGCTTCTGGACAAACAATCCCCTTATTTTATGCCTTAGCAATGGGAGTTGATGCCGTAGCTGCACTGATATTTGGCTATTTATTTGACCGCGTAGGTATTTCGATTTTGATGGTTGCGGCTTTTGTTTCATCGTTGTTTGCACCATTGGTATTTTTAGGTAATACCCAATTGGCACTGTTAGGTATAGCATTTTGGGGTATAGGTATGGGGGCGCAAGAGTCAATTTTAAAAGCTGCGATCGCTGGACTCGTCCCCAAACACAAACGCGCCACAGCTTATGGTATCTTCAGCACAGGCTATGGTTTTGCTTGGTTTGTAGGTAGCACTTTAATGGGTGTTTTATATGATCGCTCCATCACCTTATTAGTCATCTTTTCGACTGCAAC
- a CDS encoding methyltransferase domain-containing protein, translating into MSTTLYQQIQQFYDASSGLWEEVWGEHMHHGYYGADGTQKKKERRQAQIDLIEEILNWADVKTATNILDVGCGIGGSSLYLAEKFHARTTGITLSPVQAARATERAQEMLLQVRSKFLVADAQAMPFADDTFDLVWSLESGEHMPDKTQFLQECYRVLKPGGTLIMATWCHRPTDDAPLTADEQKHLQDIYRVYCLPYVISLPEYEAIAHQLPLKNIRTADWSVAVAPFWNVVIDSAITSSAIFGLLRSGWSTIQGALALGLMSRGYERGLIKFGLVCGQK; encoded by the coding sequence ATGAGTACAACACTATATCAGCAAATTCAGCAGTTTTACGATGCTTCTTCTGGTTTATGGGAAGAAGTTTGGGGCGAACACATGCACCACGGCTACTACGGTGCAGATGGCACGCAAAAAAAAAAAGAGCGTCGTCAAGCGCAAATTGATTTAATTGAAGAAATACTGAATTGGGCAGATGTTAAAACAGCAACTAACATTTTGGATGTAGGTTGTGGTATTGGCGGCAGTTCTTTATACTTGGCGGAAAAGTTTCATGCTCGGACTACTGGTATTACTTTAAGTCCGGTGCAGGCGGCGAGAGCCACAGAACGCGCTCAGGAAATGCTGTTACAGGTCAGAAGTAAGTTTTTAGTGGCTGATGCTCAAGCAATGCCTTTTGCAGATGATACTTTTGACTTGGTTTGGTCGCTAGAAAGTGGCGAACACATGCCTGATAAAACCCAGTTTTTACAAGAATGTTATCGCGTATTAAAACCGGGTGGGACTTTAATTATGGCGACTTGGTGCCATCGACCAACAGATGATGCACCATTAACAGCAGATGAACAAAAGCATTTACAAGATATTTACCGCGTGTATTGTCTGCCTTATGTAATTTCGTTACCGGAGTATGAAGCGATCGCTCATCAACTACCATTAAAAAATATCCGCACTGCTGATTGGTCAGTTGCGGTTGCACCATTTTGGAATGTCGTAATTGATTCCGCAATCACATCTAGTGCAATTTTTGGCTTGTTGCGTTCTGGCTGGAGTACCATTCAAGGAGCCTTAGCACTAGGGTTAATGAGTCGCGGTTATGAACGTGGGTTAATTAAGTTTGGGTTGGTGTGCGGACAGAAGTAG
- a CDS encoding DUF4346 domain-containing protein, whose translation MDLIVKDLAAIDDRLSQRHIDLDPAGYFIIYLDRGEGLIHAKHFTNVIDEHGLAVDPETGKVIPARGKVERTHSTVYSGRTAKELSVKIFEQTHPCPVSQLDHAAYLGREFVRAEVALVTGQEYVQD comes from the coding sequence ATGGATTTAATAGTTAAAGATTTAGCAGCAATAGATGATAGACTTTCTCAGCGTCATATTGACCTTGACCCGGCTGGCTATTTCATCATCTATTTGGATAGAGGCGAGGGATTAATCCATGCCAAGCATTTTACTAATGTAATTGATGAGCATGGTTTAGCTGTAGATCCCGAAACAGGCAAAGTCATTCCGGCGCGGGGTAAGGTGGAAAGAACTCACAGCACAGTTTATAGTGGTAGAACTGCCAAGGAACTCAGTGTAAAGATTTTTGAACAAACTCACCCTTGTCCAGTTTCGCAATTAGACCATGCAGCTTATTTAGGACGAGAGTTTGTCCGTGCTGAAGTGGCTTTAGTGACAGGACAAGAATATGTTCAAGACTAA
- a CDS encoding SGNH/GDSL hydrolase family protein, with translation MPKKLFLAIGLSFLIFIMVVLTNSFASTHPIAGLYVFGDSLSDTGMVFQATGGMYPPSSTYFQGRYSNGRVWVEYLADRLHLSSKHTNNFAYGGATTGNVGNSYVPNLLTQVKSFTQTHQKTNPNALYIVWAGANDYLQGVNNANVPIHNLTQAIASLTDVGAKKISGGESTRFR, from the coding sequence ATGCCAAAAAAATTGTTTTTAGCCATAGGACTGTCATTTTTAATTTTTATCATGGTTGTACTCACAAATTCTTTTGCTAGTACTCATCCGATCGCTGGACTTTATGTATTTGGTGATAGTCTTTCGGACACAGGAATGGTATTCCAAGCAACGGGGGGAATGTACCCGCCTAGTTCAACATACTTTCAAGGGCGTTACTCGAATGGTCGGGTTTGGGTGGAGTATCTCGCCGATCGCCTGCATTTGTCAAGCAAGCATACTAACAATTTTGCTTACGGTGGTGCAACTACTGGTAATGTTGGCAATAGTTATGTGCCGAACTTATTAACTCAAGTCAAGTCATTTACCCAGACACATCAAAAGACTAATCCCAATGCCTTATATATAGTTTGGGCGGGAGCAAATGATTATTTACAGGGGGTAAATAATGCTAATGTCCCCATCCACAACCTGACACAAGCGATCGCTTCTTTAACTGATGTCGGTGCGAAAAAAATTTCTGGTGGCGAATCTACCAGATTTAGGTAA
- the psb32 gene encoding photosystem II repair protein Psb32, translated as MKQLLRTVFGIKKYIIWLLTPILAIILGASLLATPALATGVYQIPNLTPGGDWVVDQGEVLSRINEGKISGAFEDLAKKTGNEVRFVTIRRLDYGETSDSFAKGLFEKWFPTKEAQANQTLLVLDTVTNNTAIITGDQVKSLLTDAIAESVATETLAAPLRDGDKYNQAFLDASDRLVKVLSGEPDPGPPQIVDRETVEGTFTKAEDTDQGSATAWVIGLLIAATVIPMATYYIYQVNQPQPPSNG; from the coding sequence ATGAAACAGCTCCTCAGAACAGTATTTGGCATTAAAAAATACATCATTTGGCTGCTTACACCAATACTGGCAATTATTCTTGGTGCATCACTTTTGGCTACCCCGGCGTTAGCTACTGGTGTGTATCAAATTCCGAATTTAACCCCCGGTGGTGACTGGGTTGTAGATCAAGGTGAAGTGCTAAGTCGCATCAACGAAGGTAAGATTAGTGGTGCCTTTGAGGATTTAGCCAAGAAAACTGGCAATGAAGTGCGATTTGTCACAATTCGCCGTTTAGATTATGGTGAAACATCAGACAGCTTTGCTAAAGGGCTGTTTGAAAAATGGTTTCCCACCAAAGAGGCGCAAGCAAACCAAACATTGTTGGTGCTAGATACTGTTACTAACAACACTGCAATTATTACCGGGGATCAAGTCAAGTCTTTGCTGACTGATGCTATTGCCGAGAGTGTAGCTACAGAAACCCTAGCTGCACCATTACGGGACGGTGATAAATATAATCAGGCATTTTTGGATGCGAGCGATCGCTTAGTGAAAGTTCTCTCTGGTGAACCCGACCCAGGCCCACCACAAATTGTTGATAGAGAAACGGTAGAAGGCACCTTTACCAAAGCAGAAGATACCGACCAAGGTAGTGCAACTGCTTGGGTGATAGGTCTGTTAATTGCAGCAACCGTCATCCCGATGGCGACTTACTACATATATCAAGTAAATCAGCCACAGCCACCATCTAACGGCTAA